Genomic segment of Helicobacter enhydrae:
ACGACTTCTAGCTTCTCCTCCAAATAGGCATTTTCTGTAGTAACGGGGTGGTATGTGAATATCGCATACTTCCCACCAAAAGATTGAATCTGATAATAACGCTCCTCCAAATCTTGAAAACTAGGCAAACAATCTGAACACATCACATCTAAATCAGGAGAGCCAATCACAAACACACTCTCTTCCTTTTCCCCTAGCTGCAACAAACGCTTTTGAGCCACTTGATTTGCCACAAAATGCAAATGAGCAAGCTTGCTGATACTATGGCGTATGCTTTCATCAATTGTTCCACTCAACTCACCCCCCTCAATATGAGCAACAAAGATATTATTAAACGCACCGACAATCGCCCCTGCCAAAGCCTCCAAACGATCTCCGTGCACCACAATCAAATCGGGCTGATAATCTGATACAAACCTTGAAAACTGCTTGATACAATCCCCAAGAGCCAAATCCATCTTTTCATTTGCCTCATAAGGTTTTGCCAAAAACACCTCATCAAACCCATCTTTGAAAATCTCAATAAAAGTTTTGCCATAAAGCTCCAAAAGGTGCATACCACAAGCAAAAATCTTGTATTCAAACTTCTTGCATTCCTTGACTTTTTGTATCAGTGGCTTGATTTTCCCCCAATCCGCACGCGTCCCACTCACAAAAACAATTTTTCTCAATCAAACATCTCCCAAGTCAAATGTGTATCACGCCCAATCGCAACTTTGGCTTTTTTGCCTAGAATCCCCTCATAGTCTTTTGCTTTGATCTCCCCCACACCCGGACGCTTCACCCATACATTTTTGGCA
This window contains:
- the neuC gene encoding UDP-N-acetylglucosamine 2-epimerase translates to MRKIVFVSGTRADWGKIKPLIQKVKECKKFEYKIFACGMHLLELYGKTFIEIFKDGFDEVFLAKPYEANEKMDLALGDCIKQFSRFVSDYQPDLIVVHGDRLEALAGAIVGAFNNIFVAHIEGGELSGTIDESIRHSISKLAHLHFVANQVAQKRLLQLGEKEESVFVIGSPDLDVMCSDCLPSFQDLEERYYQIQSFGGKYAIFTYHPVTTENAYLEEKLEVVFEAIKESKENFVIIYPNNDLGSSLIIHKIEQCRNTPHFVAFSSIKFEYFLTLLKNASFIIGNSSAGVREAPFFGIPCVNIGTRQEGRFAPNEGIIEVAEDKQEILQAIKRAKVLQLSPSQEFGEGKSASNFMQILENEDLWNLPLQKKFVDFL